The stretch of DNA TCACCAGTCCGCGCCATCTGGGCATCTCCGGCCGCAGCAACGGTGGCCTGCTGGTGGGCGCCGCGCTGACCCAGCGTCCGGACCTGTTCAACGCCGTGGTCTGCGGCGCGCCGCTGCTGGACATGAGACGCTTCAGCAAGCTGCTGGCCGGCGCCTCGTGGATCGCCGAGTACGGCGACCCGGACGATCCGGAACAGTGGGCCTACATTGGCAAATACTCGCCGTACCAGAATGTGCGGGAGGACCAGCACTACCCGCGCGTTCTGTTCATCACCTCGACCAGCGACGATCGCGTCCACCCGGGGCACGCGCGCAAGATGGCCGCCAGGATGCAGCAGCAGGGGCACGACGTGCTGTACTGGGAGAACACCGAGGGCGGCCACGCCGCTGCTGCGTCCATCGCGCAGGAGGTGCAACTGTGGGCGGTGACCTACAGCTTCCTGCTGGAGCAGCTTAAATAATCAACAACATGAAACAACTTTATTCAGATTATCGTATAAGCATGTAAGAAAACATTCGTTCAGTAATAGTTTTGGTTTTGCTAAGGTGTCGACCTTTTCAGTCCTGAAATATTTACAATGCAAACAAAATGTAACTTGAAGCCGCTGGCGGCTGGCGTTATCGCGCTGGTTGCCGGCGTTGCGGGCCATACCGTGGCGCAGGCGCAGACGCAGGAACCGGCGGCGACCACGCCACCAGCAGTGGTCATCACCGGTTCGCGCATTCCGCGTGCCGGTACCGAGGGGCCGTCGGCCGTCACCGTGATCACCGCCGCCGACATCGAGAAGCAAGGCTACCGCAATGTCTTCGACGCGCTGAGCAACCAGACGCAGAACAGCGGCTTTACCCAAGGCGCCGATTACGGCAATACGTTCACGCCTTCGGCCAACGCCATCAGCCTGCGCGGCCTCGGTCCGAACCACACGCTGGTGCTGCTGAACGGCCGCCGCATGGCCGACTTCCCAACCGCCTATGACGGCACGGTGAACTTTACCAACCTGGCGAACATTCCGTCGGGCGTGGTGGACCGCATCGAAATCCTGAGCGGCGGCGCTTCCGCTGTCTATGGCTCAGATGCGATTGCCGGCGTGGTCAACATCATCCTGAAAAAACAGTTTGAAGGCCTGGACGTGAATGTGAAAGCCGGCGGCACATCGCGCGGTGGCGCCGGCGACAAGCGCCTGCAACTCACCGGCGGCAAGAGCTTCGATAAACTGAATACGGTGTTCAGCGTGGAGCTGACGGAACGCGATCCGCTGTGGAGCGCCGACCGCGATTTCATGGCCGCCAAGACCGGCGTGGCGCCGACTTCTGTCCTGTCGCGCAAGAATATAAGCACCGGCAAGTATGTCGATCTGGGCGATACCTGCTCGTCGCTCGGCGATCTGTTTGGCGGCAGCACCGCCAGTTACGCCAGCAAGACCGGCAGCTATTGCGCCAGCCCGAAAGTCGGCCCGACCTACTGGACCACGCAGACCAAGAACAGCAGCCAGAATGTCTTCGGCAGCGCCAATTACGCGCTGTCGCCGACCACCACGCTGTATGCGGAAGCGCTGTTCGGCCAGAACCGCAGCACGCAGAATACGCGCGGCCCGTCGTGGACTTCGCGTTCGCTGACCGACAGCTATTTCTGGAATCAGAACACCAACGCCTACGAGGCTTGGAGCCGCTACATTTCGCCGGAAGAGATGGGCGGCGTGCAACGCTACAACCGTACCTGGGATGACCAGGCCAGTTCCCTGTCGTTCGGCATCAAGGGCGATATTCCGGGCACCACGTGGAATTATGAAGCGGGTTATACGGCATCGCTGTACAAGAGCCAGGACCATCGTCCGCGCGCGCTGGCGAATATCGACAGCTTCTTCCTCGGCCCGCAGTTGGGCGTGAATGCGGACGGCGTGGCGATCTACGCGCCCGATCCGGCGCGCCTGACCAAGCGTCTGACGCCGGCGGAATTCGACAGCATCAACGGCACCTCGAACAGCGATGACAAGTCGTGGACCAATACCGTGAGCCTGACCGCCAACGGTGAGCTATTCAACCTGCCGGCCGGTCCGGTCAAGGTGGCGACGGTGGCGGAATTCGGCAAGCAGGGTTTTTCCAATGTGCCGGATGCCCGCATCAATCAAGGCTATTTCAACGTCGCCACCGGTTCCGACGTTACCGCCGGCACCCGCAAGCGCTATGCGTTGGGCGGCGAAGCCAGCATCCCGGTGATCAAGACGGTGGACGCCACGCTGGCCGGCCGCTATGACCGTTACAGCTTCGCAGGCCGAAATGACGGCAAGTTCACCTACGCCGGCGGTATCGAATGGCGTCCGGTCCAGCAGCTGCTGGTACGCGGTAACTACGCCACCAGTTTCCGCGCGCCGGATATGAATTACATCTACAAGGCGCGTGGCACGGGCTATTACTCGTCCACCACCGACTACTACCGTTGCGCCAAGAGCGGCCAGGCGATCGCCGACTGCGAGTTCGCCAACGTCTCGCCGGGCGCCGACTATGTGCAGAGCGGCAGCAAGGATCTGCGTTCGGAGAAGGGCCGTTCGACTGGCCTGGGGATTGTGTGGTCGCCGAGCGCGGACTTCGATGTCTCGGTCGACTACTGGAATATCAAGATCAGCGATCTGGTTACCAATCTGAGCGACGATACGCTGCTGCGTGACGAAGCGGCTTGCCGCATCGCTGGCGACCTGACCTCGCCGACGTGCGCCGATGCGATTTCGCGCGTGATCCGCTTCCCGGACAATGCGCTGAACCGTCCGGGTGAGATCAAGCAGATCCTGGTCAATCCGATCAATGCCGCGTCGACCAGCGTGGATGGCATCGACGTCGCCGGCAAGTACGTGTTCCGTACCAAGGACCACGGCAGCTTCCTCACCAAGGTGAACTACTCGAAGACGCTCAACAAGCATTCGCGCCAGTTCGCCGGCGATCCGCTGAAGGACGATCTAGCAGACCTGACCAACTACGACTGGCGCGACAAGCTCAATGCCAGCGTCACCTGGAATGCCGGCAAATGGTCGAACACCCTGTTCTTCCAGCGCTACGGCAAAGTGCCCAACGCCGCCGGCGACGCCTTCCTGACGCCGACCATGCTGGTCAACGCCAGCGTGGTGTACCGCCTGAATGAACGCGCCACCTTGTCGGTGGCGGTGAATAACTTGTTCAACCAGGTCAAGGCCGATAACAGCGCGGGCTGGCCTTACTACCCGGTCGGTAATTACAGCCCGGTCGGCCGTCAAGGCTGGGTCGAGCTGAATTACCACTTCGGCGGCTAAGCGGCCTTTTGCTGGCTGGTGTGGCCGATATACTCGGTCACCCAGTACAGCAGCGCCGCGCCGTTGAAGGCTGCACCGGTCAGCAGCGCGGCAGTCCAGCCGTGGGTGGCGAACATCCAGCCACCCAGCGCCGAACCGGCGGCGCCACCGGCGAAGAACAGCGCGAAGTAGACGCCATTCAAACGGCTGCGCACTTCCGCACCCAGCGAGAAGATGGCGCGTTGGCCCAGCACCAGGTTGGCCGCCACGCCCATATCCAGCACGATCGATGCGATCACCAGCACTGCCAGTGCGACGTTGCGCGAACCTGGCACCACCAGCGGCAGCACAAATCCAATCACACCCAGTGCCAGCGCGGCGGCGGTAGCCATCAGCGTGTGGCCTTGGTCGGCCAGCTTGCCGGCGATCGGCGAGGCGACTGCGCCAGCCATGCCCACCAGTGCAAAGATGGCGATACCGGTCTGCGACAGGTGGAACTGTGGGCCCGACAGCATCAGCGGGGTCACGGTCCAGAACAGGCTGAACGAACCAAACAGGCCGGCGTGGTACGCAGCGCGGCGACGCAGTACCGGCGTTTGCAGGAACAGGTGCCACAGCGACGACATCAGCTTTGGATAGGTGATGTGGTGTTGTGGCGTGCGCACCGGCAGTTTGGCGCGCAGCACGAAGGCGACGATCAGCACCATGACGGCAGCGCCGCCGAACACCACGTGCCAGCTGGTGGCGTCGGCGATCAGGCTGGCCGCAGGACGCGACAGCATGATCCCCAGCAGCAGGCCGCTGACCACTTTGCCGACGGTGACGCCGCGTGTGGATTCCTTCGACAGGTGGGCGGCAAACGGTACGATGATCTGCGCCGCCACCGAACCGAGGCCGATGCCCAGCGCCGCCGTCAGGAACATCCACGCGCTGCTGCTGATCGCGGCCAGCACCAGCATGGCCGAGGTGAACAGCAGGCCGGTGAAGATCAGGCGGCGATTTTCCAGCAGATCGCCCAGCGGCACGATGAACAGCAGGCCGATACAGTAGCCGATCTGCGTCAGCGTGACGATCAGGCCGGCCGCTTCCGGCGACAGGCCGGTCGAGGCGCTGATCGGGCCGACCAGGGTTTGGGCGTAATACAGGCTGGCCACGATCAGGCCAGTGGCGGTCGCCAGCAGGGTGACCATGCCGGGACTGATATCTTTGTTATCCATAATGTTGCTCCAGTGAGAGTGCGATGAACCCATTCTAGGCAAAAGCTGAGCAAAGATAATTAGGGCATAATGCACCTATACTTTTCACATAATGTGAACAATAAGGTGAACAATGGACCGGTTAAAAGCGATGCAAACCTTTGTCCGCATCGTCGAGGCCAATAGCTACACCAAGGCCGCCGAGACGCTGGACCTGCCGCGCGCCGCGCTGACGGCCACCATCAAGAAGCTGGAAGCCTTTCTCGGCACCCAGCTGCTGCAGCGGACCACGCGCCGCCTGTCGCTGACGCCGGACGGCGCCGACTACTTCCGCAAGTGTCTGGAAATTCTACAGGCGGTAGAGGACGCTGAGAGTACCTATCGTGGCCAGGGCGCCGGTCCCCCACGTGGCAAGCTGCGGGTCGAATTGCCCGGTACTTTCGGCCGCAATGTGGTGATGCCGCATATCGCCGCCTTCTGCCGCCGCTATCCGGAGATCGACCTGGTGGTCAGCCTGAGCGACCGCGTGCGCGACCTGACCGAGGAGGGCGCCGACTGCGCGCTGCGCATCGGCGCCTTGCAGGATTCGGCGATGATCGGCCGGCCGCTGGGCAGCATGCGTTTTGTCACCTGCGCCGCGCCGTCGTATTTGCAGCAGCACGGCGTGCCGCAGGCATGGACCGATCTGGGCGAGCATCGCTGCGTGTCGCACTTTTCCGGCCGCACCGGGCGGCCGTTCGATTGGGACTTCATGGTTGACGGCCGCGTGGTCACCACCGAGGTGCGCAGCGCCATCGCCGTCAACGATGCCGAGGCCAGTATCAGCTGTGTACTGCAGGGCATGGGACTGGCGCAGGTGGCGCGGTATCAGGTGCGCGCGCATCTGACCAGCGGCACGCTGATCGAAGTGCTGGCCGCCACGCCGCCGACGCCGATGCCGGTGTCGCTGCTGTATCCGCAGGGGCGCATGGCGTCGCCGCGTTTGCGGGTTTTTGCCGAATGGCTGGCGGAGCAGGTGCGCCAGGACGCCGATTTGCAGTCATAATGCGCGGATGAGATTTCTAACTGTTTTGTCTTGCGCCGTCATGGCGGCAGTGTTGAGCGCCTGCGGCGGCGGGGCGTCGCCGCCGCCCCCCGTTACCGTCACGCCACCGGCCGAGCCACCGCCGCCTGTGACGCCGCCAGTGGTGGTGGAGCCGCCACCAGTCACGCCACCTGTCTCTCCACCGGTGATCACGCTGCCTGACTGGTACACGCTGTACAACCATTGCGAGCATCCAGCGACAGGCCAGACCCAAGGTACGCTGAACGATGAGCTGCACTGGGTGTACTCGTATGTCGACGAAGTCTATCTGTGGTACACCGAGCTGCCGAAGCTGAACATGGCGGATTACAAGACGCCGCTTGATTATTTCTCTGTCTTGAAGACGACTGCCGTCACACCTTCCGGCCGGGCCAAGGACCGCTTCCATTTCACCTATCCCACCGACGTGTGGGAAGCGATGAGCGGCGCCGGCGTGGAGCTGGGCTATGGCGTCACCTGGTCGCACACCGCCAGCGGTGTGCTGCCGCGGGTGTGGGCGGTGGCGATGGTGGAACCGGGGTCGCCGGCCGAGTCGGCGGGCCTGCGCCGCGGCGACGCGCTACTGTCGGTGAATGGGGTCGATATGCAGGACACCTCCACCGAGGGTGTGGCCGCCATTAACGCCGCCCTTGCGCCTGCCAAGGCTGGTGACAGTTACCCATTTGTGTTATCGCGTGGCGGCGTCTCGCAGCCGGTTACGCTGACCGCCGCCAAGGTGACGGCGGCGCCGGTGCAGAACTTCAAGTTGCTGGCGTCTGCCAGCGGCACCGTCGGCTATGTGCAATTCCATGATCACAATGCGGTGGCGGAGAGTCAGTTGGTGGACGCCTTCACCCGCTTCAAGAGCGCCGGCGTGTCCGATCTGGTGCTTGACATGCGCTACAACGGCGGCGGCTATCTGGTACTGGCCGCCGAATTGGCATATATGATCGCCGGTCCGGACACCACCAGGGGCAAAGTCTTCGAGCAGCTGCATCGCAACGACAAACAGCGGGTGCTGTCGCCGCAGCTTTTCGACGCGACAGCGGCTGGCCTGTCGCCCAAATTGATGGCGCGCGGTTCGGCGCTGCCCTACCTGGGGCTGAAGCGGGTCACGGTGCTGACAACGCCGGCCACTTGTTCGGCCAGCGAGTCGCTGGTCAACGGCTTGCGAGGTGCTGATATCGAGGTCACGCTGATCGGCGGCGAGACCTGTGGCAAACCATACGCGTTTACGCCGACACCCAACTGCGGCACCACTTATTTTTCGATTGAGATGCAGGGCGCGAACAACAAGGGCTTTGGCGACTACGCCGATGGCTTTGCGCCGACCTGCAAAGTGGACGACGATCTGGCGCACGAAATGGGCGACACTTCGGAAGGCATGCTGGCGGCGGCGCTGAACTACCGCGCCACTGGCGTGTGTCCGGCCACGCCGTTGCGCAACCGTAGTCTGAAGAGCAGTCCGTTGCAGGTGGAACGACCGCAAGGAAAGCAGATTGCGATACGCCTGCGCTAAGCACTATAATTTTCTCGCATCCGATGCCGGCACAGGCATCGGTCGATCAACCTCGCTGGAAGCCTCTCCATGATTCGTTCCGCCATACTGCTTGCCTTTGCCGCCACCTCCACGCTGGCCTTCGCCGCGCCTGCTCCCGTCACCGCACCGCTGACCACCATCTCCGAACGCTCCGGCTTCCAAAGCACCGGCCGTTATGATGAAGTGATCGCGCTGTGCGCGCAGTTCCAGAAAGCCTACCCGAAACAGGTGCGCTGCTTTGAATTCGGCCGCACGCCGGAAGGCCGGCCGATGCTGGCGCTGGCCGTCACCCGCACCGGCGCGCTGACCGCCGAGCAGGCGAAGAAGAAAGGCGTGCCGGTCATGCTGATCCAGGGCGGCATCCACGCCGGAGAAATCGACGGCAAGGACGCCGGCTTCCTGGCGCTGCGCGAAGCGCTCGAAGGCAAAGTGGCGCCGGGTGCGCTGGACAAGCAGGTGCTGTTGTTCGTCCCGGTGTTCAACGTCGATGGCCATGAGCGCTTTGGCAAGAACAACCGCCCGAACCAGCGCGGCCCGGTGGAAATGGGCTGGCGCGTCACGGCGCAGAACTACAACCTGAATCGCGACTACGTCAAAGCCGATGCGCCGGAAATGCAGGCCATGCTGGCGCTGGTCAACGCCTGGGATCCGCTGGCCTACGTCGACCTGCACGTGACCGACGGCGCCAAGTTCCAGCCGGACGTGTCGATCCAGGTGGAGCCGGTGCACGGCGGCGACGAGGCGCTGAAAGTGGCCGGCGCCGCCTTGCAGAACAATGTAATGGCGGACCTGAAGGCGCAAGGCTCGGACCCGAAACCGTATTACATCTCCTTCGCCAAGGAAGACGATCCGGCCTCCGGCTTTGTCGACAGCATGTCGACACCGCGCTTCTCGACCGGCTATTTCCCGATGCGTAACCGCTTCGCCATGCTGGTGGAAACCCATTCGTGGAAAGACTATCCGACCCGCGTGCGCATCACCCACAACACCATCGTCTCGCTGCTGTCGCAGGTGGCGCAGCATGGCCAGGAGTGGCAGAAGCTGACCCGTGACGCCGACGCGCGTGCGGTGGCGATGGGCGGCGGCGAGTTCCCGCTCAGCTATCGCACCACCTTCAACACCAAGACCATCCAGTTCGCCGGCTATGAATACACGCGCGAACATTCGGTGGTGTCCGGTGGTCTGTGGACCCGCTACGATGAGAGCAAGCCGCAGATGTGGACCGTGCCGCTGCGCGACGAAGTGGTGCCGGACCTGTGGATCAAGGCGCCGCAGGGCGGCTACATCGTGCCGCTGGCGCAGGCCGCGTGGGTCGGCGCCAAGCTGAAACAGCACGGCATCGAGTTCAAGGTGATCAAGGACGACCAGATGGCGGCCGAGGTGGAGACCTTCCGCGCCACCAAGACCAAGTTCGGCGCGCAGTCGTTCGAGGGGCACCAAACGCTGGCGGTGGAAGGTGACTGGGGCCGCGAACGCCGCGCGCTGACCAAGGGTTCGCTGTTCGTGCCGATCGCGCAGCCGAAGGCGCGGCTGGTGATGACCATGCTGGAGCCGCGCGGCGCCGATGGCCTGCTGGCCTGGGGCGAATTCAATAACGCCTTCGAGCGCAAGGAGTACATGGAGGAATACGTGGCCGAGGAAGTGGCGCGCGACCAGCTGGACGCCGATCCGGCGCTGCGCGCGGAATTCCAGAAGAAGCTGGACACCGAGCCTGACTTCGAAAAGAGTCCGCAGAAGCGATTGGAGTTCTTTGCCAAACGCCACGCCTCGTGGGATGAGCGCTACAACCTGTATCCAGTGCTGCGCACCGCACAGAAATACTGATCGCCGGCGGGGCTGCTAAGGCATAATGCCGCCTCTTTGATTTGAGGTGGCGTGTGCTTTATATTATTTATCTGGTGGCCATATCGGCCGAAGCGGCGTCCGGCGCCTTGATGGCGATGCGCCGCAAGATGGACTTGTTCGGGCTGGCGCTGGTCGGCACCGTGACGGCGCTGGGCGGCGGTTCGATCCGCGACGTGCTGCTCGGGCACTATCCGCTGGGCTGGGTGGCGCATCCGCAGTACCTGGCCATCACGGTCGGCGCGGCGATGGTGGCGGCGCTGATGGCGCGCTGGCTGGCGCGCTTCGAATCGGCCTTCCTGCTGCTGGACGCAATGGGACTGGTGGCGTTTTCCATCATCGGCTGCGACGTCGCCGCCACCACCGGCGCGCATGTGTCGGTGGTGATCCTGATGGGCATGATTACCGGTATCGCCGGCGGCCTGCTGCGCGACATCCTGTGCAACCAGGTGCCGCTGGTGCTCAAGCGCGACCTGTACGCCACCGTGGCGCTGCTGACCGGCGCGCTTTACATGGGTCAGCTGCACCTCGGCGTCGACCAGCATGTGGCGACGCTGGTGGCGCTGACGGTCGGCTTCTGCGTGCGGCTGCTGGCGATCCGGCTGGCGCTGACGCTGCCGGTGCTCAAGGAGCGCTAGTCGCCGTCGAAGGTCAGTCTTCGCGTTGCAGCGAAATGATGCCAGGCATGGTGCTTGGCGTCGAGCACGGCTCTTCGTCGAAGGCGATGTCGCCCAGCGGATTGGCCAGGCCGTCGGCTTTGATGTCCTTGAAGCCGAACAGGTCGCGGTCCAGCAGGTGCGACGGCACGACCGTCGCCATCGACGAGAAGATGTTTTCCACGCGGCCCGGATGCTTTTTCTCCCATTCGCGCAGCATGTTCTTGATCTGCTTGCGCTGCAGGTTTTCCTGCGAGCCGCACAGGTCGCACGGGATGATCGGGAAGCCTTTGACCGCGGCGTAGCGCTCGGTGTCTTCTTCCTTCACGTACGCCAGCGGACGGATCACCATGTGCTTGCCGTCGTCCGACACCAGCTTGGCCGGCATGCCTTTGATTTTCCCGCCGAAGAACATATTCAGGAAGAAGGTTTCCAGGATGTCGTCGCGGTGGTGGCCCAGCGCGATCTTGTTGCAGCCCAGTTCATCGGCCACGCGGTACAGGATGCCGCGGCGCAGGCGCGAGCACAGCGAGCAGGTGGTCTTGCCTTCCGGGATCAGGCGCTTGACGATGCTGTAGGTGTCCTGGTTTTCGATGTGGTACGCCACGCCCAGCTTGTCCAGGTAGGCCGGCAGGATATCGGCCGGGAAGTTCGGCTGTTTCTGGTCGAGGTTGACGGCGACGAGCTCGAAGTTGATCGGCGCGCGCTCGCGCAGCGTCATCAGGATGTCGAGCAGGGCGTACGAGTCCTTGCCGCCGGACAGGCAGACCATGACCTTGTCGCCGTCTTCAATCATGTTGAAGTCGCCGATGGCCTGACCGACCAGGCGGCACAAACGCTTGTGCAGCTTGTTGTTTTCGTGGGCGATTTTTTCAGCGCTCTTCACACTGAGCGTGTCCTTGTCGTCGATAACGGCGTTCATGCTGCTTCCTTGATCTTGAATACTTCAACGCCAACGCCTTCGCAATCCGGATAGACGTCGGGCTTCATGGTGGAGACGCGCGCCGCGCGCACGCTCGGGTGTTCCAGCATCGCGCGGACGATGTCGTCGCACAGGGTTTCCTGCAGCTGCACGTGGCCGCGCGCCATGCGCTTGGCGATGGTGTCGCGGATGAAGTCGTAGTCGACCACTTCGTCCAGCTGGTCGTGGGTGGGCGACGACAGCGCCAGCGGGATGTACAGGTCGACGTTGATCAGCAGACGCTGCTCGCCTTTTTTCTCGAACTCGTAGACGCCGATGTTGATCATGACTTCGTAGTTGCGCAGGAACAGGCGGCGGCAGTCGTTCAGTTGCGGGTGAATCAGGGCGGACAGCATGGGGAACCTTTTTTCGATTAAATTTATTTGGCCAAAAACATGACGTCGCGCGGCAGCGGCTGCAAGTGCTGGCCGCCGTCGACCAGCAACGTGGCGCCGGTCAGCGCGCGCGCCGAGGCGGCGTAGACCACGCTGTCGGCGATGTCGTCCGGCGTGCTGGAACGGCCCAGCGGCGTTTGCTGGTGCGCGTTGGCGAAACCGGCTTCGGTCTGGTCGCCGGACACCATGGTGATGCCCGGCGCGATGCCGACCACCCGCAGTTTCGGCGCCAGTTGCTGCGCCAGCATGGTGGTGGCGGTGTGCAGCGCAGCCTTGGACAGGGTGTACGACAAAAAATCAGGATTGAGATTGTACAGCTTCTGGTCCAGCAGATTGATGACGGCGGCCTGGGCGCCTTCCGGCGTGGCCGCGTGCAGCGCCTGCGCCAGCAGGATCGGCGCGGCGACGTTGGCGTGCATGTGGGCGTCGAGCCGGGCGTAGCTGAAGTCGTCGGCGCTGTCGTAGTCGAACAGCGAGGCGTTGTTGACCACGCACTGCACGCCGCCCAGCGCCGCCGCCGCGCGCGGCAGCAGTTGGCGCACCGCCGCCTCGTCGGCCAGGTCGCATTGCAGCGCCACGGCGCGGCGGCCCAGCGCGATGATCTCGGCGGCGACGGCGGCCGCTTCGCTGGCCGAGGCGCGGTAATGCACCGCCACGTCCCAGCCGGCGCGCGCCAGCCCGAGCGCGATGGCGCGGCCGATGCGGCGTCCGGCGCCGGTGACCAGGGCCACGCGTGGCGCGGCAGTTGAATTGTCCTGTGCTGTCATCATGTTTGAACTGGATATAATGCCGGGATGTCCTTACCCGTACCTTCTAGCGACGCGCTGGCCGCGTCCCACGCCCTGCAGCAGCTGATCGCCGCCGACATTGAGCACAATGGCGGCGCCATTTCCTTCGCCCGCTATATGGAACTGGCGCTGTATGCGCCCGGCCTGGGCTATTACAGCGGCGGTTCCGCCAAGCTGGGAAAAGATGGCGATTTTACAACCGCTCCCGAGCTGTCGCCCTTGTTCGGCGCAGCGCTGGCGCGGGTTGCAGCCGCTATTATCGCCCAAAGCGCGCCGAACATCCTCGAATTCGGCGCCGGCACCGGCAAGCTGGCGTTCGACATCCTGAGCGAGCTGCGCGCCGCCGGCGTCAAAGTGGACGCGTATTATATTGTCGAGCTGTCCGGCGAACTGCGCGGGCGCCAGCAGGACAAGCTGCGCGATTTCCCGCAGGTGGTGTGGCTGGACGCCTTGCCGGCCGCGTTCGACGGCGTTGTATTCGGCAACGAAGTGCTGGATGCGATGCCGGTCGAGCTGGTGATCAAGCATCCGGATGGTTGGCAGGCCTTGCAGGTGACGGTGGCCGACGGCCGCTTCCAGTATCTGGAAACGCCGGCCAGTCCGGCGCTGCTGGCGCAGGTGGCGCGCCAGATCCCGGAACACGAATTGCTGCCAGCCGGCTATGTGACCGAGCTGCACGGCGTGGCGTGCGGCTTCATGGCGACGCTGGCGCGCATGCTGGACCAGGGCAAGGCCAACGCCGCCTTCCTGTTCGACTACGGCTTCCCGGCGCACGAGTATTACTTCGACCAGCGTGTGACCGGCACCCTGATGTGCCATTACCGCCACCATGCGCATCCGGACCCGTTCTACTATCCGGGCCTTCAGGACATCACCGCCCACGTTGATTTCACGGCGATGGCGCTGGCGGCGCAGGAGGCCGGCATCGACGTGCTGGGCTACCTCAACCAGTCCGGCTTCCTGCTCGGCGCCGGCATCGGCGAATTGCTGCTGCGCACCGATCCGGCCGATGCGATGGCGTATCTGCCGCAGGCGCGGGCCATGCAAAAGCTGGTGTCGCCGGCGGAAATGGGCGAGCTGTTCAAGGTGCTGGTGGTCGGCAAAGGCGTAGAATTACCGGAAGCG from Duganella dendranthematis encodes:
- the ttcA gene encoding tRNA 2-thiocytidine(32) synthetase TtcA, with product MNAVIDDKDTLSVKSAEKIAHENNKLHKRLCRLVGQAIGDFNMIEDGDKVMVCLSGGKDSYALLDILMTLRERAPINFELVAVNLDQKQPNFPADILPAYLDKLGVAYHIENQDTYSIVKRLIPEGKTTCSLCSRLRRGILYRVADELGCNKIALGHHRDDILETFFLNMFFGGKIKGMPAKLVSDDGKHMVIRPLAYVKEEDTERYAAVKGFPIIPCDLCGSQENLQRKQIKNMLREWEKKHPGRVENIFSSMATVVPSHLLDRDLFGFKDIKADGLANPLGDIAFDEEPCSTPSTMPGIISLQRED
- a CDS encoding SDR family oxidoreductase, whose amino-acid sequence is MMTAQDNSTAAPRVALVTGAGRRIGRAIALGLARAGWDVAVHYRASASEAAAVAAEIIALGRRAVALQCDLADEAAVRQLLPRAAAALGGVQCVVNNASLFDYDSADDFSYARLDAHMHANVAAPILLAQALHAATPEGAQAAVINLLDQKLYNLNPDFLSYTLSKAALHTATTMLAQQLAPKLRVVGIAPGITMVSGDQTEAGFANAHQQTPLGRSSTPDDIADSVVYAASARALTGATLLVDGGQHLQPLPRDVMFLAK
- a CDS encoding class I SAM-dependent methyltransferase, producing MSLPVPSSDALAASHALQQLIAADIEHNGGAISFARYMELALYAPGLGYYSGGSAKLGKDGDFTTAPELSPLFGAALARVAAAIIAQSAPNILEFGAGTGKLAFDILSELRAAGVKVDAYYIVELSGELRGRQQDKLRDFPQVVWLDALPAAFDGVVFGNEVLDAMPVELVIKHPDGWQALQVTVADGRFQYLETPASPALLAQVARQIPEHELLPAGYVTELHGVACGFMATLARMLDQGKANAAFLFDYGFPAHEYYFDQRVTGTLMCHYRHHAHPDPFYYPGLQDITAHVDFTAMALAAQEAGIDVLGYLNQSGFLLGAGIGELLLRTDPADAMAYLPQARAMQKLVSPAEMGELFKVLVVGKGVELPEAIVLQDRTHRL
- a CDS encoding dihydroneopterin aldolase gives rise to the protein MLSALIHPQLNDCRRLFLRNYEVMINIGVYEFEKKGEQRLLINVDLYIPLALSSPTHDQLDEVVDYDFIRDTIAKRMARGHVQLQETLCDDIVRAMLEHPSVRAARVSTMKPDVYPDCEGVGVEVFKIKEAA